In the Profundibacter amoris genome, CAAAGGCGCTGTTGAACATGCGGATGATTTCCGAGGATTCATTGCTGACGATGGTCTGGTTTTTCTTGTCCCACAGCACTGGAACCGTAACCCGCCCGCTATAGGCCCGATCAGCAACCGTATAGACCTGATGCAGAAATTCGGCATTGTTCAGCGGGTCGGGAACCACACCATCGCCCGCATGAAAGGTCCAGCCATCATCGCGCATGTACCAGTTCACCACCGAGACCGAAATCATATCCTGCAACCCCTTCAGGGTGCGAAAAATCATCGTGCGATGCGCCCACGGGCAGGCGTGCGAGATATACAGGTGATAACGCCCCGCCTCGGCCTTAAACCCGCCCGTGCCGCCGGGACCGGCAGAGCCATCGGCGGTGATCCAGTTGCGAAACTGCGCGTTTGTGCGTTTGAAATGGCCACCGGTCGATTTGGTTTCATACCATTGATCAACCCATTTTCCGTCCTGAAGCAACCCCATATCGTTTCCCCCCTAATGCACCGGTTTGACAAATGTGCCGTTGTTTAGATCCCGCAGCGCCTGTTTCAGCTCGTCTCGGGTGTTCATCACAATCGGCCCATGCCACGCGATCGGCTCGTTCAAAGGCGCGCCGGAAATCAGCAAAAACCGAACACCCTGCGGCCCGGCCTGCACTGTCACCTCGTCACCGTTTCCAAACTGGATCAGGGTGCGGTCCCCCGACAGATCACGGATGTTCAACTCCTCGCCCAAAACCTCTTTTTCCAGCAACACCCCCTTGGGCTGGGCTGTTTCTTTGAACCGGCCCGCCCCTTCAAACACATAGGCAAAGGCATGGCGGTAGGTATCCACCTGAAAGGTTTTGCAAAGCCCCGCCGGCACAAAAATATCCAGGTATTGCGGGTCCGCCGCAATGCCGTCAACCGGGCCGCGTTTGCCCCAGAATTCACCAATAATCACCCGAACCTGTGTGCCGTCATCATCAATGATTTCCGGAATGTCCTTGCCCGCGATGTCCTGATAGCGCGGGGCGGTCATTTTCAGGCTGGCAGGCAGATTGGCCCACAATTGAAACCCGTGCATCTGCCCCTGTGCGTTTCCTTTGGGCATTTCCTGATGCATGATACCCGAGCCAGCCGTCATCCACTGAACCGCACCTGCCCCCAGAGTGCCCTCGTTGTTCAGGCTGTCTTTGTGCGTCACACTGCCGGTCAGAACATAGGTAATGGTTTCAATGCCGCGATGCGGATGCCACGGGAAACCGGCGGCATAATCCTCGGGGTTTTCATTGCGAAAATCGTCAAACAGCAGGTAGGGATCAAACATATCCGGATTGTGAAACCCGAACGCGCGGTGCAGTTTGACGCCTGCCCCCTCGATAGTGGGTTGCGCAAGTGTTGATGATTTTACCGGTCTGAATGACATCTGATACCCTCGTCGCTGGTTGCGGTGCGTATCGGTCAAATATAGATCGGTGCGCGCGGGCAAAGATACAGCCACCGGCACACAGGTATCGTGCGCCACAGCACATTATGTGCAATCTTCGGCACCTACATCTCGCGGAAATTCTTTTCCTGTCGGGCGGTCCACAGCACAGTCAGTTTGAAACCCTCTTCGGTCTGATCCTCGCCTGTGACCACGCCTTCCTGAAACAGCCACGCGCGTTTGCGCCCGTCACTAAAGGGTATCAGCAACTCGCGTTCGGTTTTAGGAACGGTCAGGGTTGCGGAAATGGCACCCAGCAATTCCTCGATCCCCTGCCCCGTGATCGCCGACACTGCGAATTTATCATCCTTGCGGGCGGCCTTTTCCTGAATGGCATCCTGTTCAGCGGGCGGCAACAGGTCCAGCTTGTTCCAGACCTCGATCATCGGCGCATCGTCGGCCACGCCCAACTGCTCCAGAATACTGGCCACATTGCGGGCCTGTTCCACCGTGTTGGGGTGTGAAATATCGCGCACATGCACCACCAGATCGGCGTCCAGCACCTCCTCGAGCGTGGCGCGAAAGGCCGCGACCAGTTCGGTCGGCAGTTCAGAAATAAAGCCCACCGTGTCGGACAGGATAATTTCCTGACCCGATGGCAGTTCGACCGAGCGCATGGTCGGATCAAGCGTGGCAAACAGCATGTCCTTGGCCATCACGGTTGCGCCGGTCAGACGGTTGAACAGCGTAGATTTGCCCGCATTGGTATAGCCCACCAGTGCCACCACCGGAAACGGCACCTTCTTGCGCGAGGCGCGGTGCAATTCGCGGGTTTTCACCACTTTGGACAATTGGCGTTTGATACGGGTGATCGCGTCGTCGATCGCGCGACGGTCGGCCTCGATCTGGGTTTCGCCGGGACCGCCGACAAAGCCGAGACCACCGCGCTGGCGTTCAAGGTGAGTCCAGGCGCGTACCAGACGGGTGCGCTGATAGGACAGGGCTGCCATTTCAACCTGCAACACACCTTCACGGGTGCGGGCACGGTCGGAAAAGATTTCAAGGATCAGGCCAGTGCGATCCAGAATTTTGACGCCCCACTCTTCTTCCAGATTGCGCTGCTGCACCGGTGTCAGGGCACCGTCAATCAGCACCAGTTCGATTTCTTCGGCCTCGAATATGGCCTTCAATTCAGCAATCTTTCCTTTGCCGAACAATACACCCGACTGCACGCTGCGCAGCGGGATGATATTGGACCCAACGATTTCCATTTCGGGCATGGCTTCGGCCAGGGCCACAGCTTCGTCCAGCGCCGCAACGGGATCGCGGCGGGAGTTGTCGAATTTCAGTTCGGGATGCAGAACCCATGCGCGGGTGTTGCGCGGGGGATCAATTTCCATCAGCGCTTATTCTTCTTCACCATCATACAGGTTGATCGGCGCGCCCGGCATGATGGTGGATATAGCGTGTTTATAAACCAGCTGTGCCTGCCCGTCGCGACGCAGCAGAACGCAGAAGTTGTCAAACCATGTGATGACCCCCTGCAGTTTCACACCGTTGATCAGGAAAATCGTGACCGGAATTTTGGTTTTCCGCACATGATTCAGGAATACATCTTGCAGATTCTGTCTGTCGGCAGCCATTGGTCTTTCGCCTTTTTATTGTGGTCTGCCCCTGTTGGGCAATTATCTGTTTTACACAGGCGCAAGTATGAAGAGGCTTTGAGAGAGATTCCAGCCCTAAAATCAACCCCCTAGCGCATTAAGCGACAAACTGTTGTTCAGGAGCGCCACAATGAGGGATTTAACAGGGCGATAATGGCAAGGGTTTCAAGCCGTCCCAACACCATGGCCGCCGCCAGAATAAGTTTGGCGACCGCATCCAGATCAGTATAAAACAAGGGCGTATCGGCCGCGATGGCTGCCAGCGGACCCGTTGT is a window encoding:
- a CDS encoding pirin family protein, with the protein product MSFRPVKSSTLAQPTIEGAGVKLHRAFGFHNPDMFDPYLLFDDFRNENPEDYAAGFPWHPHRGIETITYVLTGSVTHKDSLNNEGTLGAGAVQWMTAGSGIMHQEMPKGNAQGQMHGFQLWANLPASLKMTAPRYQDIAGKDIPEIIDDDGTQVRVIIGEFWGKRGPVDGIAADPQYLDIFVPAGLCKTFQVDTYRHAFAYVFEGAGRFKETAQPKGVLLEKEVLGEELNIRDLSGDRTLIQFGNGDEVTVQAGPQGVRFLLISGAPLNEPIAWHGPIVMNTRDELKQALRDLNNGTFVKPVH
- the hflX gene encoding GTPase HflX — encoded protein: MEIDPPRNTRAWVLHPELKFDNSRRDPVAALDEAVALAEAMPEMEIVGSNIIPLRSVQSGVLFGKGKIAELKAIFEAEEIELVLIDGALTPVQQRNLEEEWGVKILDRTGLILEIFSDRARTREGVLQVEMAALSYQRTRLVRAWTHLERQRGGLGFVGGPGETQIEADRRAIDDAITRIKRQLSKVVKTRELHRASRKKVPFPVVALVGYTNAGKSTLFNRLTGATVMAKDMLFATLDPTMRSVELPSGQEIILSDTVGFISELPTELVAAFRATLEEVLDADLVVHVRDISHPNTVEQARNVASILEQLGVADDAPMIEVWNKLDLLPPAEQDAIQEKAARKDDKFAVSAITGQGIEELLGAISATLTVPKTERELLIPFSDGRKRAWLFQEGVVTGEDQTEEGFKLTVLWTARQEKNFREM
- the hfq gene encoding RNA chaperone Hfq, encoding MAADRQNLQDVFLNHVRKTKIPVTIFLINGVKLQGVITWFDNFCVLLRRDGQAQLVYKHAISTIMPGAPINLYDGEEE